The proteins below are encoded in one region of Taeniopygia guttata chromosome 15, bTaeGut7.mat, whole genome shotgun sequence:
- the PISD gene encoding phosphatidylserine decarboxylase proenzyme, mitochondrial isoform X2, producing MAAAAARSSLLCSCNLLVHKNLCVRAGVLWKQPPSRTFFSDRKKFHTAPVGQVFRLRPFHVLVATGGGYAGYRKYEDYKLEQLEKRGIEVPVKLASEWEVALYKSVPTRLLSRAWGRLNQVELPTWLRKPVYSLYIWTFGVNMKEAAVEDLHHYRNLSEFFRRKLKPQARPVCGVHSVISPSDGKILNFGQVKNCEVEQVKGVTYSLESFLGPRISTDEMHFSQAPPGNTFQQQLVTKEGNELYHCVIYLAPGDYHCFHSPTDWTVSHRRHFPGSLMSVNPGVARWIKELFCHNERVVLTGDWKHGFFSLTAVGATNVGSIRIYFDQDLHTNSPSYSKGSYNDFSFISNNNKEGIPMRKGEHLGEFNLGSTIVLIFEAPKDFRFNLKAGQKIHFGEALGSL from the exons ACAGGAAGAAGTTTCACACTGCTCCAGTGGGACAAGTCTTCCGCCTGCGTCCCTTCCATGTTCTGGTAGCTACAGGTGGAGGATATGCAGGATACAGAAAATATGAGGATTACAAGTTGGAACAGCTGGAGAAGAGGGGCATAGAGGTGCCTGTGAAGCTTGCAAGTGAATGGGAG GTTGCCCTGTACAAGTCGGTCCCAACGCGGCTGCTCTCCCGAGCCTGGGGTCGCCTGAACCAGGTGGAGCTGCCCACGTGGCTGCGGAAGCCGGTGTACAGCCTGTACATCTGGACCTTCGGGGTCAACATGAAGGAGGCAGCTGTGGAGGATCTGCATCACTACAGGAACCTCAGCGAGTTCTTCCGCAGGAAGCTGAAACCACAGGCACGGCCAGTCTGCGGTGTGCACAGTGTG ATTAGTCCCTCTGATGGAAAGATCCTTAATTTCGGACAGGTAAAAAACTGTGAAGTGGAGCAAGTAAAAGGGGTCACTTATTCTCTGGAATCTTTCTTGGGACCTCGCATCTCCACAGACGAAATGCATTTTAGCCAGG CCCCACCTGGTAACACTTTTCAGCAACAACTGGTCACAAAGGAGGGGAATGAGCTCTACCACTGTGTAATTTACCTTGCACCAGGGGATTATCACTGCTTCCACTCACCCACGGACTGGACAGTGTCACACCGACGGCATTTCCCAG GCTCTCTGATGTCTGTCAATCCTGGAGTTGCTCGCTGGATCAAGGAACTGTTCTGCCACAATGAGAGGGTTGTCCTTACAGGTGACTGGAAACATGGCTTCTTCTCATTAACAGCTGTAGGAGCAACAAACGTGGGCTCCATCCGCATCTACTTTGACCAG GACTTGCACACGAACAGTCCAAGTTATTCTAAAGGTTCCTACAATGACTTCAGCTTCATATCCAACAACAACAAGGAGGGAATCCCAATGAGGAAAGGGGAACATTTAGGGGAATTTAACTTAGGCTCTACAATCGTACTAATCTTTGAGGCACCCAAGGACTTCAGATTCAACCTCAAAGCTGGACAAAAAATCCACTTTGGAGAAGCACTGGGCTCTCTATAG
- the PISD gene encoding phosphatidylserine decarboxylase proenzyme, mitochondrial isoform X3, which yields MCQSNTLQGPELHTGKWLQFPQLALRRRLGQLSCMSRPALKLRSWPLTILYYLLPFGALKPLTRVGWRPVSRVALYKSVPTRLLSRAWGRLNQVELPTWLRKPVYSLYIWTFGVNMKEAAVEDLHHYRNLSEFFRRKLKPQARPVCGVHSVISPSDGKILNFGQVKNCEVEQVKGVTYSLESFLGPRISTDEMHFSQAPPGNTFQQQLVTKEGNELYHCVIYLAPGDYHCFHSPTDWTVSHRRHFPGSLMSVNPGVARWIKELFCHNERVVLTGDWKHGFFSLTAVGATNVGSIRIYFDQDLHTNSPSYSKGSYNDFSFISNNNKEGIPMRKGEHLGEFNLGSTIVLIFEAPKDFRFNLKAGQKIHFGEALGSL from the exons ATGTGTCAGTCAAACACCCTGCAGGGACCAGAGCTCCACACAGGGAAATG GTTGCAATTCCCCCAGCTGGCCCTGAGGCGAAGGTTGGGCCAGCTGAGCTGTATGTCTAGGCCTGCTCTGAAACTCCGTTCTTGGCCTCTGACTATTCTCTATTACCTTCTGCCTTTCGGTGCTCTTAAACCCTTGACCAGAGTGGGATGGAGGCCTGTGAGCAGG GTTGCCCTGTACAAGTCGGTCCCAACGCGGCTGCTCTCCCGAGCCTGGGGTCGCCTGAACCAGGTGGAGCTGCCCACGTGGCTGCGGAAGCCGGTGTACAGCCTGTACATCTGGACCTTCGGGGTCAACATGAAGGAGGCAGCTGTGGAGGATCTGCATCACTACAGGAACCTCAGCGAGTTCTTCCGCAGGAAGCTGAAACCACAGGCACGGCCAGTCTGCGGTGTGCACAGTGTG ATTAGTCCCTCTGATGGAAAGATCCTTAATTTCGGACAGGTAAAAAACTGTGAAGTGGAGCAAGTAAAAGGGGTCACTTATTCTCTGGAATCTTTCTTGGGACCTCGCATCTCCACAGACGAAATGCATTTTAGCCAGG CCCCACCTGGTAACACTTTTCAGCAACAACTGGTCACAAAGGAGGGGAATGAGCTCTACCACTGTGTAATTTACCTTGCACCAGGGGATTATCACTGCTTCCACTCACCCACGGACTGGACAGTGTCACACCGACGGCATTTCCCAG GCTCTCTGATGTCTGTCAATCCTGGAGTTGCTCGCTGGATCAAGGAACTGTTCTGCCACAATGAGAGGGTTGTCCTTACAGGTGACTGGAAACATGGCTTCTTCTCATTAACAGCTGTAGGAGCAACAAACGTGGGCTCCATCCGCATCTACTTTGACCAG GACTTGCACACGAACAGTCCAAGTTATTCTAAAGGTTCCTACAATGACTTCAGCTTCATATCCAACAACAACAAGGAGGGAATCCCAATGAGGAAAGGGGAACATTTAGGGGAATTTAACTTAGGCTCTACAATCGTACTAATCTTTGAGGCACCCAAGGACTTCAGATTCAACCTCAAAGCTGGACAAAAAATCCACTTTGGAGAAGCACTGGGCTCTCTATAG
- the PISD gene encoding phosphatidylserine decarboxylase proenzyme, mitochondrial isoform X1, which translates to MVRYYKALSNPPPSCYNLHKVKIHVRRLRSGNGGSSSCAGDQHPQLGSPGPAGSAGGTPSRRTRFRLQFPQLALRRRLGQLSCMSRPALKLRSWPLTILYYLLPFGALKPLTRVGWRPVSRVALYKSVPTRLLSRAWGRLNQVELPTWLRKPVYSLYIWTFGVNMKEAAVEDLHHYRNLSEFFRRKLKPQARPVCGVHSVISPSDGKILNFGQVKNCEVEQVKGVTYSLESFLGPRISTDEMHFSQAPPGNTFQQQLVTKEGNELYHCVIYLAPGDYHCFHSPTDWTVSHRRHFPGSLMSVNPGVARWIKELFCHNERVVLTGDWKHGFFSLTAVGATNVGSIRIYFDQDLHTNSPSYSKGSYNDFSFISNNNKEGIPMRKGEHLGEFNLGSTIVLIFEAPKDFRFNLKAGQKIHFGEALGSL; encoded by the exons ATGGTGAGATACTACAAAGCTTTATCTAACCCTCCACCCTCTTGCTACAACCTCCACAAAGTTAAAATTCATGTCCGGAGGCTGCGCTCAGGGAacggcggcagcagcagctgtgccggggaccagcacccacagctgggGAGTCCAGGCCCAGCTGGCTCTGCCGGTGGGACACCAAGTAGGAGAACTCGTTTCAG GTTGCAATTCCCCCAGCTGGCCCTGAGGCGAAGGTTGGGCCAGCTGAGCTGTATGTCTAGGCCTGCTCTGAAACTCCGTTCTTGGCCTCTGACTATTCTCTATTACCTTCTGCCTTTCGGTGCTCTTAAACCCTTGACCAGAGTGGGATGGAGGCCTGTGAGCAGG GTTGCCCTGTACAAGTCGGTCCCAACGCGGCTGCTCTCCCGAGCCTGGGGTCGCCTGAACCAGGTGGAGCTGCCCACGTGGCTGCGGAAGCCGGTGTACAGCCTGTACATCTGGACCTTCGGGGTCAACATGAAGGAGGCAGCTGTGGAGGATCTGCATCACTACAGGAACCTCAGCGAGTTCTTCCGCAGGAAGCTGAAACCACAGGCACGGCCAGTCTGCGGTGTGCACAGTGTG ATTAGTCCCTCTGATGGAAAGATCCTTAATTTCGGACAGGTAAAAAACTGTGAAGTGGAGCAAGTAAAAGGGGTCACTTATTCTCTGGAATCTTTCTTGGGACCTCGCATCTCCACAGACGAAATGCATTTTAGCCAGG CCCCACCTGGTAACACTTTTCAGCAACAACTGGTCACAAAGGAGGGGAATGAGCTCTACCACTGTGTAATTTACCTTGCACCAGGGGATTATCACTGCTTCCACTCACCCACGGACTGGACAGTGTCACACCGACGGCATTTCCCAG GCTCTCTGATGTCTGTCAATCCTGGAGTTGCTCGCTGGATCAAGGAACTGTTCTGCCACAATGAGAGGGTTGTCCTTACAGGTGACTGGAAACATGGCTTCTTCTCATTAACAGCTGTAGGAGCAACAAACGTGGGCTCCATCCGCATCTACTTTGACCAG GACTTGCACACGAACAGTCCAAGTTATTCTAAAGGTTCCTACAATGACTTCAGCTTCATATCCAACAACAACAAGGAGGGAATCCCAATGAGGAAAGGGGAACATTTAGGGGAATTTAACTTAGGCTCTACAATCGTACTAATCTTTGAGGCACCCAAGGACTTCAGATTCAACCTCAAAGCTGGACAAAAAATCCACTTTGGAGAAGCACTGGGCTCTCTATAG